From the genome of Sporomusa sphaeroides DSM 2875:
TCAGGCTTAATTACCGTACGTGATATCCCGGGTTTTTGCATACCATTTCCCTCCAATTTTTTCTAATTATCCGCTCAAAGTTCCCGTTGCCACAGACGGCGTAATCCGGTTAAGGCCGGCTGCCCGCCTCCATGGCTTGATCGTACTGGAATAAATTCACTTCCTTTCAACTTTTATACTATTACTTTGGTTACAATATTACAATACTAATATTATGACCAGTTGCAGCAGGTATTAACAATCTTGCGTATAACCGTCATTTCTGCAACAATCTATTGACTGGTTTAGAACCCGGTGATATAATAATTGATTTATTTGATATTTTCCCGTAGTTGTGTTATACTTAATCGTACAGTTACTAGGGGGTGACTTCATGTTTCAGATTGGTGATAAGATTTTTTATCCGATGCATGGCGGAGGTATCATTGAGAAAATTGAAGAGAAAGAGATTTTCGGGCAAACACAACTTTATTATGTTGTGAATATACCTCATAGAAACATGCAGGTAATGCTCCCCTTGGATAAGACAGAGAAACTGGGGATGCGGCCAATCGTAGATTCAGCCCAATTGGATGCTGTGCTGAGCACAATCCATGACGACTGCGAGACTGCTCCGCCAATGAATGATACGCAAAGACAACGGCTGAATATGTCCAAAATCAAAACCGGCGACATCTACGAGGAAATTGAGGTAATACGGGATCTCCTGCGCATCAGAAACAAGCGCAAACTGGGAATGGCTGACAAGAACATGCTTGACAACGCCCGGCAGATTCTTATTAGCGAGGTCGTGCTGGTAAAAGACATTCCCCTCGAGCAAGCCACTCATATGTTAGACAAAATGTTTGACGGCGACTAAGTAAATAAACAGAAAGACCTAAAACGCGCTGCTGCAGTTTTAGGTCTTTCTGTTTTATGTGCGCAAAGTAGCCACAAGTCTCCCGGTTTTTAGCAGCAGCTGCAGGGCAGCCTTAGGCTGGGTTACCACAACATCAGCTTGCTCCAGGGTTGGCCGGTAAATCCCTTCAGGCCCGATAACCCCAACAGCCAGGGCGGCTTCGGCAAACATCGCCAGATCGTTGGCGCCATTGCCGAAACAAACGGTATTGTCCGGACCGCACCTTCTGATAAAATCGCGTTTTTGCTCAGCCTCCCGGCCTTTGTCAATAATGTGAAGGTGTATCCCCTCCACATCGCCTAACTGCGCCCGCACCAGGCCAAAGGTATCTGCCGTCAGTACTGTTACCTGGACTATTGCCCCAACCTGTTTAAGCAATTCTTTTATTTCCGCTGCAACAACACCATCTTCCGCCAAGGTGCCATTATAGTCAAAAACGGCATGGGTGAATCTATACTCCCGACCATCCGGCAGGTTAACATGGATCATCAACCTTCACTCCTCGTTTCTTAAAATGCCAAAAACTCCTGGGTCAGCGGGTCCTGCGGCTGCTCTAGCAGCTGCGCGGTGGCACCGGCTTCAATGATTCGCCCCTCTGACATAAAAACTGTCTGCCCTGCCACCCGCCTGGCCTGGGCCAGATTATGCGTAACAATGACAATGGTTAACCGGGCACTCAGTGCCAGCAGCAATTCCTCAATCAGCCGGGTGGATTTAATATCCAGGCTGGAACAGGGTTCATCAAGCAGAAGGACTTTGGGATGTACCGCCAAACTCCGGCCGATGGATAAGCGCTGCAATTGCCCGCCTGACAATTCCCTGGCAGGCGAATTAAGTTTATCCTTGACCTCATTCCATAAGCCTACCTGGGTAAGTGTGGCGGTAACCACCTGCTCCAGCTCGGCCTTATTGCTTACGCCATAATATTTCGGACCAAACAGGATATTTTCCCTGATGCTCAGCGGCAGTGCCACCGGCTTTTGCAGGACCATACCGGCCTGCCGCCGGACGGCTGCCGGCTCGCCGACACTGTATACATCCTGGTTGTCCAGCACGATGCTGCCGCTGGCCCGGAACCCCGGCACCAGTTCAGCCGTCCTGTTGATGGACTTTAACAGCGTGGTCTTGCCGCAGCCTGACGGTCCGATAATAGCGGTAATAGCTGTGCGGCTAAAAGCAGCCGTGACGGTATGCAGGACTTGTTTATCGGCATAAAAGGCGCTAAATTCCCGGATGTTAATCATGTGAGGTCACTCGCTTTCCGTACCGGCTGCGCAAATAGAAGCTCAGCAGGTTTAATGCCAGTAAAAGCAATACCAGAACCAGGGCGGTTCCATAAGCCCGTTCCAGCGAAATATGCTGACTGAATAAGATGTATAGATGAAAAGGCAGCGCCATCACCGGACTGAACAGGTCAATAGAGCCCCGGGACATCACCACCGCGGCAGTAACCATGATGGGGGCGGTAGCCCCGGCAGCATAGCCCATGGCCAGTAAAACCGCACTCAGCAAATGCGGACTGGCGATAGGCAGGATGACCCGCTGCAATAAGTACCGGCGCGAGACTCCCAGTGAAGCTCCCACCAGGCGGTACTCATCATTTACCGCCTGCAAGGCATCCCGCATCAGCACAACCAATGTCGGCAGAATCATAATAGCCAGCGTAAGTCCGCCTGACAGCAGGGAAATCCCGAAACCCAGCGTAACGACGAAAAAGGCATAACCAAATAAGCCTGTTAAAATTGACGGAATGCCGATCATGGCCTGGATAATAAAATTAATGCCATGAGCCACCACCGAGGCCTTGCCATACTCAACCAGATAAATGGCGGTTAACAGCGCCGGTATGGCGGCCGCCAGGCTGGCAACAGCGACAAGGCTGACTGTCCCGAGGATCGCCGGGTAGATGCCGCCTTCGGTTCCCAAAATCAGTCCCTTGGGAGCGGCAGTCAGGAACTCCCAGGACAAGGCCTCACCGCCGCGTGCCAGCAAGAGGCCCATGATGGCCAGCAACACGGCAATAACGGCCAGTCCGGAGCCCCATAAACAAATTCGTCCCATCAGTTCCGCCCCCTGCTGTTGAAATAATACATACTGAAATTGATGGAGGAAACAAAGAACAGCAAGACAACCCCGGCGGCAAATAAAGCCTGGTATTGCGGACTGCCAACGGTGGCAGTCCCAATTTCCAGCGCAATGAGGGCCGAGAGCGGTTCCCCTTTGCTAAACCAGGAAAGCGGCAAAATAAGCGTATTGCCTGCAAGCATCAGCACGGCCATCGTTTCCCCTGCCGCCCGGCCAAACGCCAGCGTAACGGCACTGACCATATTGCGTCCGGCCAGCGGCGCCAGGACCTTCGCCGTTATATACAGCTGCGAGACACCCAGCACATACCCGGCCTCCCGGTAGGCGGCCGGAATGGACCGGAAGGCGGCATAGGTACCTGACACAATGTAGGGAACCACCATAACCGCCAGTACCAGTGAAGCACAAAATAACGACTCCCCACTCGGCACGCCAAAGACCCGCTCATACCA
Proteins encoded in this window:
- a CDS encoding CarD family transcriptional regulator codes for the protein MFQIGDKIFYPMHGGGIIEKIEEKEIFGQTQLYYVVNIPHRNMQVMLPLDKTEKLGMRPIVDSAQLDAVLSTIHDDCETAPPMNDTQRQRLNMSKIKTGDIYEEIEVIRDLLRIRNKRKLGMADKNMLDNARQILISEVVLVKDIPLEQATHMLDKMFDGD
- a CDS encoding HAD family hydrolase; its protein translation is MIHVNLPDGREYRFTHAVFDYNGTLAEDGVVAAEIKELLKQVGAIVQVTVLTADTFGLVRAQLGDVEGIHLHIIDKGREAEQKRDFIRRCGPDNTVCFGNGANDLAMFAEAALAVGVIGPEGIYRPTLEQADVVVTQPKAALQLLLKTGRLVATLRT
- a CDS encoding phosphate ABC transporter ATP-binding protein, which translates into the protein MINIREFSAFYADKQVLHTVTAAFSRTAITAIIGPSGCGKTTLLKSINRTAELVPGFRASGSIVLDNQDVYSVGEPAAVRRQAGMVLQKPVALPLSIRENILFGPKYYGVSNKAELEQVVTATLTQVGLWNEVKDKLNSPARELSGGQLQRLSIGRSLAVHPKVLLLDEPCSSLDIKSTRLIEELLLALSARLTIVIVTHNLAQARRVAGQTVFMSEGRIIEAGATAQLLEQPQDPLTQEFLAF
- the pstA gene encoding phosphate ABC transporter permease PstA, producing the protein MGRICLWGSGLAVIAVLLAIMGLLLARGGEALSWEFLTAAPKGLILGTEGGIYPAILGTVSLVAVASLAAAIPALLTAIYLVEYGKASVVAHGINFIIQAMIGIPSILTGLFGYAFFVVTLGFGISLLSGGLTLAIMILPTLVVLMRDALQAVNDEYRLVGASLGVSRRYLLQRVILPIASPHLLSAVLLAMGYAAGATAPIMVTAAVVMSRGSIDLFSPVMALPFHLYILFSQHISLERAYGTALVLVLLLLALNLLSFYLRSRYGKRVTSHD
- the pstC gene encoding phosphate ABC transporter permease subunit PstC; the encoded protein is MLSDRKDIMLKWCGLLCAAGSVLVLLSVYMFIAGESLPLWRELGMSLLFGGEWQPLDNPPRFGLLIMLVSTLWSALGAMVIAAPLGICCGIFLAEYAPGWLSAVIRTVLYILTGIPSVVYGFLGASVIVPWYERVFGVPSGESLFCASLVLAVMVVPYIVSGTYAAFRSIPAAYREAGYVLGVSQLYITAKVLAPLAGRNMVSAVTLAFGRAAGETMAVLMLAGNTLILPLSWFSKGEPLSALIALEIGTATVGSPQYQALFAAGVVLLFFVSSINFSMYYFNSRGRN